A single region of the Mesotoga sp. Brook.08.105.5.1 genome encodes:
- a CDS encoding alanine/ornithine racemase family PLP-dependent enzyme, with protein sequence MAFVEVMRDSIAENVRRIRELAKNSGVEIAGVTKVVCGDPSIVDVLLKNGISEIGESRLENISRIKGSGMKADYLLLRLPEQARFREVVELVDTVLIGNLETLVRLNEVSTESGKDLKFIYMIDTGDLREGVMYYEAEAILMKAFEIAGTNLDGIGTNLGCFGGVIASPAKFEILLDLGESLRKATGYSMRRYSAGNTASLPLLEDGTLPRGINHFRLGESIMCGTDVTNNRRVPGTLQNTFTLVGEIIELAEKPSIPIGDIGHDAFGRVPRFVDKGKRMKAILDLGEQDVVPSGLTPLVSGCEIIHASSDHLIVDVTDSEKSFAVGDSIPFRMSYGALLRVMTSPYVRKVYL encoded by the coding sequence ATGGCTTTTGTTGAAGTGATGAGGGACAGTATCGCAGAGAATGTAAGAAGGATTAGGGAACTGGCTAAGAACAGTGGGGTAGAAATTGCCGGAGTGACTAAGGTCGTGTGCGGCGATCCCAGCATAGTAGATGTACTGTTGAAGAACGGCATTTCTGAAATTGGCGAGTCAAGGCTGGAGAACATATCGAGGATTAAAGGCTCTGGAATGAAGGCCGATTACCTCCTGCTCAGACTTCCTGAACAGGCTAGATTCAGGGAAGTAGTGGAGCTAGTAGACACGGTTCTGATAGGGAATTTGGAGACTTTGGTCAGACTCAATGAAGTATCGACTGAAAGCGGCAAAGATTTGAAATTCATATATATGATCGATACCGGAGACCTCAGAGAGGGAGTCATGTATTACGAGGCTGAGGCAATTCTTATGAAGGCATTCGAGATTGCCGGAACGAATCTCGATGGAATTGGGACAAACCTCGGGTGTTTCGGCGGAGTGATAGCCTCTCCCGCCAAATTCGAGATACTTTTAGACCTGGGAGAGTCGCTTAGAAAGGCAACCGGATACTCCATGAGGAGATACTCAGCAGGAAACACCGCTTCGCTTCCTCTTCTCGAAGATGGAACGCTTCCCAGAGGCATAAATCACTTCAGATTGGGTGAATCTATCATGTGTGGAACAGATGTCACTAACAACCGAAGAGTTCCGGGAACCCTACAGAACACATTCACTCTCGTAGGAGAGATTATTGAACTTGCAGAGAAGCCTTCCATACCAATTGGCGATATCGGTCATGATGCCTTTGGTCGGGTTCCAAGGTTCGTAGATAAAGGGAAGAGAATGAAGGCAATACTTGATCTTGGTGAACAAGATGTGGTTCCCTCCGGATTGACACCTTTGGTAAGTGGATGTGAAATAATCCATGCTTCGAGCGACCATCTGATAGTGGATGTAACCGATTCCGAGAAGTCCTTTGCTGTTGGTGACTCGATTCCCTTCAGAATGTCTTACGGAGCTC